Proteins from one Cryptomeria japonica chromosome 4, Sugi_1.0, whole genome shotgun sequence genomic window:
- the LOC131875381 gene encoding uncharacterized protein LOC131875381, whose amino-acid sequence MSWLLHLSSEPESYFKHLDLPVYLRESSRMGYVDLVKKLLDGGADPSGGDDEGKTALHYAAEGEEYYEAMEIIERLVFDKYKGSTNWEKASAGDKYGRNVLHVAALLGQYRLCYALLRCNRNLIDSKDRDGQSAIYYAVAGPHDEPDLLRVLISIQPNQVLVEDFSQTTPLHVAAARGKVYMVGFLLSAISEEERKKNYVEAPDVLGQTALHKAASGGHWRIVEMLLEEGANPLKERDCDGKTALHFAAQAEGENAKKIAELLLKSCKSDEQRSLLLFASAGEIGLGSDSSLDVYLDQEKYKIRETLEMENLLRVAARLGDIDMTREFITRGANISLIRDKEWIDTLSTEEEKKNVQDVMDQIKNNVEQGTDKPALRDNLGRNPFAIGLAALFLNPFMKSPITVGVSGEWGMGKSSVMVQTESILLRKAAQLAFTSSFKKNDIIIGASESKLSATGKARRRKIANAIKKLDAKRWAVLDVIDNIQTSIKQVKKFTTEVDTHSLHSQIRCPYLQLHNIFAKELRICSRLRKFLGKLRGLWEEFAPEDLSKFDEIFEKTYQDKYHQIYKSLAVIDRRDMFEEDEESGSGNQTVGQMPWEEYSLQWAAPSILTVQYNAWHYRNETEAWAGLAVKITEEFESTMTVAHKLRTSCIYNWRNRRDSICLKVIFPFFLAVVVAIFLSIIIW is encoded by the exons ATGTCGTGGCTGCTGCACCTGTCAAGTGAACCAGAATCTTATTTTAAGCATCTGGATCTCCCAGTGTATCTGCGCGAGAGTTCGCGAATGGGGTATGTGGATCTCGTTAAAAAGCTGCTAGATGGAGGAGCCGATCCTTCTGGAGGAGACGATGAAGGCAAGACGGCACTTCATTACGCTGCCGAGGGTGAAGAGTACTATGAGGCAATGGAAATTATTGAAAGATTAgtgtttgataaatacaaaggaagtaccaactgGGAGAAAGCTTCAGCGGGTGATAAATACGGAAGAAACGTTCTTCATGTCGCTGCTTTACTTGGACAGTACCGGCTTTGTTATGCGCTTTTACGGTGTAACAGAAATCTGATAGATTCCAAGGATCGTGATGGACAGAGTGCTATATATTATGCAGTTGCTGGACCACATGACGAACCCGATCTTTTAAGAGTGCTCATTTCAATACAACCTAATCAAGTTTTGGTCGAAGATTTCAGCCAAACAACTCCTTTGCACGTGGCTGCTGCTAGAGGCAAAGTATACATGGTGGGATTTCTTCTTTCAGCGATTTCAGAAGAAGAGCGCAAGAAAAATTATGTTGAGGCACCAGACGTACTGGGTCAAACAGCACTGCACAAAGCAGCAAGTGGAGGGCATTGGAGAATTGTTGAAATGCTTCTTGAGGAGGGTGCCAATCCGTTAAAAGAACGGGACTGTGACGGCAAAACAGCTCTGCATTTTGCGGCTCAAGCAGAGGGTGAAAATGCCAAGAAAATAGCCGAGTTGCTTTTGAAAAGCTGCAAGTCAGATGAACAGAGAAGCTTGCTTTTGTTTGCTTCTGCAGGTGAAATTGGTTTAGGCTCCGATTCTTCGCTTGACGTCTATCTTGATCAGGAAAAATATAAAATACGGGAAACACTAGAGATGGAGAACTTGCTTAGAGTAGCAGCAAGACTAGGCGATATAGATATGACACGGGAGTTCATCACTAGGGGTGCAAATATCTCTCTCATTCGCGATAAGGAATGGATCGACACTCTCTCaacagaagaagagaaaaagaatgtCCAAGATG TTATGGACCAAATTAAGAATAATGTTGAACAAGGGACCGACAAACCGGCTCTGCGGGATAATCTTG GACGAAATCCGTTCGCCATTGGTCTGGCTGCATTATTTTTAAATCCTTTTATGAAATCTCCTATCACTGTGGGGGTCTCAGGAGAATGGGGAATGGGAAAGTCAAGTGTAATGGTTCAG ACAGAGAGCATTCTTCTAAGGAAAGCAGCACAGTTAGCATTCACAAGTTCATTTAAAAAAAACGATATTATCATTGGAGCAAGTGAATCCAAATTATCTGCAACCGGGAAAGCCAGGCGTAGGAAAATAGCAAATGCAATAAAAAAGTTAGATGCTAAAAGGTGGGCtgtccttgatgttattgacaaCATTCAAACGTCTATCAAACAAGTAAAGAAGTTCACAACAGAGGTAGACACGCACTCCCTACATTCACAGATTAGGTGCCCTTATTTACAGCTACATAATATATTT GCGAAAGAGCTCCGCATTTGCTCAAGGTTGCGCAAATTTTTGGGTAAGCTCCGAGGTCTTTGGGAGGAATTTGCACCTGAAGATTTGAGCAAGTTTGACGAGATTTTTGAAAAAACCTATCAAGATAAATATCATCAAATTTATAAGTCCCTAGCCGTCATTGATAGGCGTGATATG tttgaagaagatgaagaaagtggaTCTGGAAATCAAACAGTTGGTCAAATGCCATGGGAGGAATACTCGTTGCAATGGGCTGCACCTTCCATTTTGACTGTACAATACAATGCCTGGCATTACAGGAATGAAACCGAGGCATGGGCCGGTCTAGCAGTAAAAATTACAGAAGAATTTGAATCAACGATGACAGTGGCACATAAGCTGAGGACTAGCTGCATATATAATTGGAGAAACCGCAGAGATAGCATCTGTTTGAAAGTGATCTTCCCATTCTTTCTTGCAGTAGTGGTGGCCATCTTTCTTAGTATCATTATATGGTAA
- the LOC131874801 gene encoding uncharacterized protein LOC131874801: MIIAAWGLGKSIISFVKPISSQVVDYICLPDHSQKLGYHQKVIDDINFLKEQLYYKPSWMWKVFAFMWCCITWRWYENYVPGTKIPKMPPASGNNLRIIVFVDDLDRCEENVILQVLSAVNLVLAACQINVILSMENSMIQRAIIRKYGNSNNKVNSKSNQDLADKYLRKIVQLPLHLPDPRDKESNEFLQCQLGVWDSRKSSSGSAAETEKHNEYRPRKTNPKFQIGASIPEKPQLGRRETKKDFVFVGRGGRKKDLAESRPEQQRVLSISGRGETKIDLAESGAKQETAVSIPDEIILDAGLSITVLMILI, translated from the exons ATGATTATAGCTGCTTGGGGTTTAGGAAAGTCAATCATTTCTTTTGTTAAACCTATCAGTTCTCAAGTCGTGGACTACATATGTCTGCCAGACCATAGCCAAAAGCTTGGCTATCatcagaaggttattgatgatatCAATTTTTTGAAAGAACAACTCTATTATAAACCCTCTTGGATGTGGAAGGTGTTTGCTTTTATGTGGTGCTGCATTACATGGAGATGGTATGAGAACTATGTTCCAGGAACAAAGATTCCCAAGATGCCACCTGCTTCCGGTAATAATCTCAGGATAATAGTCTTCGTTGACGATCTCGATCGTTGCGAAGAAAACGTGATTCTGCAG GTATTATCAGCAGTGAATCTGGTTTTGGCCGCATGCCAGATCAACGTTATTTTGAGCATGGAAAATAGCATGATCCAAAGGGCAATAATAAGAAAGTACGGGAACAGCAATAACAAAGTTAATAGCAAGTCCAATCAGGACTTAGCAGACAAATATTTAAGGAAGATAGTTCAGTTGCCGCTACACCTACCAGACCCTCGTGACAAAGAGTCCAATGAGTTTTTGCAATGCCAGCTAGGCGTGTGGGATAGTAGAAAAAGTTCTAGCGGTTCAGCAGCAGAAACAGAAAAacacaatgaatataggcctagaAAAACCAATCCAAAGTTCCAAATTGGAGCTTCAATTCCAGAGAAACCTCAACTAG GTAGAAGAGAAACGAAGAAAGATTTTGTATTTGTAGGTAGAGGAGGAAGAAAGAAAGATTTGGCAGAATCTAGACCTGAACAACAAAGAGTCCTCAGCATTTCAG GTAGAGGAGAAACAAAAATAGATTTGGCAGAATCTGGAGCCAAACAAGAAACAGCCGTCAGCATTCCAGATGAAATTATTCTAGATGCAGGTCTAAGCATCACTGTATTGATGATTTTAATATAG